The following are from one region of the Corylus avellana chromosome ca1, CavTom2PMs-1.0 genome:
- the LOC132175988 gene encoding LOW QUALITY PROTEIN: cellulose synthase-like protein D4 (The sequence of the model RefSeq protein was modified relative to this genomic sequence to represent the inferred CDS: deleted 2 bases in 1 codon; substituted 1 base at 1 genomic stop codon), which produces MASQSSKPSKTAIRSPRDSNASHGNQNPSKQTVKFARRTLSGRYVNLSRDDIDMSGEISGDLMNYTVHIPPTPDNQQMDFSLAVKAEEQYVSNSLYTACSMQACDGKIMKDERGADVIPCDCRFKICRDCYIDAQKETGLCPGCKELYKVGDYEDDASNFSSGVFPLPDPDGLKRDANNMSMMKANRSGELDHNQWLFETKGTNGVGSAFWPEDDTYVGDENDGFKGGAMESMDKPWKPLSRKLPIPASIISPYRLLILVRLIVMCFFLQWRIKHPNEDAVLLWLMSVVCEIWFAFSWLLDQIPKLCPINRSTDLQVLHDKFDIPLPSNPTGRSDLPGVDLFVSTADPEKEPPLVTANTILSILAVDYPVEKLACYVSDDGGSLLTFEAMAEAASFADSWVPFCRKHGIEPRNPESYFSLKVDPTKNKIRSDFVKDRRKIKREYDEFKVRINGLPDSIRRRSDAFNAREEIKMLKLMRERGPDPLKPIIKAQKATWMADGTHWPGTWSVPASEHSKGDHAGILQVTSFQSSSKEYQILIAHQHFTILPNFXQVMLKPPSNDPLMGGVDDKIIDFTDVDIRLPMFVYVSREKRPGYDHNKKAGAMNALVRTSAILSNGPFILNLDCDHYIYNCKAICEGMCFMMDRGGENICYIQFPQRFEGIDPSDRYANHNTVFFDGNMRALDGVQGPVYVGTGCMFRRLALYGFDPPQPEKYAEKTDFENEALRPTNYDHELDVNLLPKRFGNSTMLAESIPIAEYQGRPLADHPAVKYGRPPGALRVPREPLDAAAVAEAVSVISCWYEDKTEWGDRVGWIYGSVTEDVVTGYRMHNRGWRSVYCITNRDAFRGSAPINLTDRLHQVLRWATGSVEIFFSRNNALLGSRRLKFFQRMAYLNVGIYPFTSVFLIVYCFLPALSLFSGQFIVRDLNTAFLIYLLIIVVCLIALAILEVKWSGVGLEEWWRNEQFWLISGTSSHLAAVVQGLLKMIAGVEISFTLTSKSAGEDIDDIYADLYLVKWTSLMIPPIVIAMLNIVGIAVAFSRTIYSTSPQWSKFIGGAFFSFWVLAHLYPFAKGLMGRRGKTPTIVFVWSGLIAITLSLLWIAINPPNGGSTQGIGGGFQFP; this is translated from the exons ATGGCATCCCAATCCAGCAAACCATCAAAGACTGCCATACGCAGCCCCAGGGATTCTAATGCTTCTCATGGCAACCAGAATCCAAGCAAGCAAACTGTTAAATTTGCAAGACGGACTTTGAGCGGGAGGTATGTCAATCTGTCAAGAGACGACATTGATATGTCGGGAGAGATATCAGGGGACTTGATGAACTACACTGTGCACATTCCTCCTACACCAGACAACCAGCAAATGGACTTTTCTTTGGCAGTGAAGGCTGAAGAGCAATACGTTTCAAATTCTTTGTATACTGCATGTTCTATGCAGGCCTGTGATGGCAAAATTATGAAGGATGAGAGGGGAGCTGATGTAATCCCTTGTGATTGCAG ATTCAAAATTTGCAGAGATTGCTACATTGATGCCCAAAAAGAAACTGGCCTATGTCCAGGTTGCAAGGAACTGTATAAAGTCGgggattatgaggatgatgcaTCCAATTTTTCAAGTGGAGTATTCCCATTGCCAGACCCAGATGGCTTGAAAAGGGATGCTAATAATATGTCTATGATGAAGGCAAACCGCAGCGGAGAACTTGATCACAACCAGTGGTTGTTTGAGACGAAGGGTACTAACGGAGTTGGCAGTGCCTTTTGGCCTGAAGATGACACATACGTGGGTGATGAGAATGATGGATTCAAAGGAGGCGCGATGGAATCAATGGACAAGCCGTGGAAGCCCCTAAGTCGGAAATTGCCAATCCCAGCAAGCATCATTAGCCCTTACAG GTTACTGATCTTGGTTCGGCTCATTGTGATGTGTTTCTTCTTGCAATGGAGAATAAAACACCCAAACGAGGATGCAGTGTTGTTGTGGCTCATGTCAGTGGTGTGTGAGATATGGTTTGCCTTCTCTTGGCTCCTTGACCAGATTCCCAAGCTCTGCCCCATCAACCGTTCAACAGACCTTCAAGTCCTTCATGACAAGTTTGATATACCATTGCCATCTAATCCCACTGGTCGCTCCGATCTTCCCGGTGTCGACCTGTTTGTCTCCACGGCTGATCCTGAAAAAGAGCCACCTCTAGTCACCGCCAACACTATCCTTTCAATTCTAGCTGTTGATTACCCAGTGGAAAAGCTTGCATGTTACGTTTCTGATGATGGAGGTTCCCTCCTCACCTTTGAGGCTATGGCTGAGGCTGCAAGTTTTGCCGATTCATGGGTTCCTTTCTGTCGAAAACATGGTATTGAGCCAAGAAATCCTGAAAGCTACTTCAGCTTGAAAGTTGACCCAACCAAGAACAAGATCAGGTCAGATTTCGTGAAGGATAGGAGGAAGATCAAGAGGGAGTACGACGAATTCAAGGTCAGAATTAATGGGCTTCCAGACTCAATTAGGAGGAGATCAGACGCATTCAATGCGAGGGAGGAAATAAAGATGTTGAAGCTCATGAGGGAGAGAGGGCCTGACCCTTTGAAGCCAATTATAAAAGCCCAGAAAGCCACATGGATGGCGGATGGCACCCATTGGCCTGGCACTTGGTCCGTCCCTGCTAGTGAACATTCCAAAGGTGACCACGCAGGAATTCTTCAGGTAACTTCATTTCAATCTTCGTCAAAAGAATACCAAATCCTTATTGCCCATCAACAC TTCACAATATTACCAAACTTTTGACAGGTGATGCTGAAGCCCCCAAGCAATGACCCACTAATGGGAGGTGTAGACGATAAGATCATAGACTTCACAGATGTGGACATACGCCTCCCCATGTTTGTATATGTATCACGTGAGAAGCGACCAGGCTATGATCATAACAAGAAAGCTGGTGCAATGAACGCCCTGGTACGAACATCGGCTATCCTATCCAATGGCCCATTTATTCTCAACCTTGATTGTGACCACTACATATACAACTGCAAAGCTATTTGCGAAGGAATGTGCTTCATGATGGATCGAGGTGGCGAGAACATCTGCTACATTCAGTTCCCACAGAGATTCGAAGGCATCGATCCTTCCGACCGCTATGCCAATCACAACACCGTCTTCTTCGACGGCAACATGCGTGCGCTTGATGGTGTGCAG GGCCCAGTTTATGTGGGAACTGGCTGCATGTTCAGGAGGTTAGCACTGTACGGTTTCGACCCACCACAACCTGAAAAGTATGCTGAAAAGACAGACTTTGAGAACGAGGCTTTGAGGCCCACCAACTATGATCATGAGCTAGACGTAAATCTGCTGCCCAAGCGTTTTGGAAACTCTACAATGCTGGCTGAATCAATACCCATAGCTGAGTACCAAGGTCGCCCCCTTGCAGATCATCCTGCCGTCAAGTATGGGCGGCCTCCTGGTGCTCTAAGAGTCCCACGTGAGCCACTTGATGCTGCTGCTGTTGCTGAAGCCGTCTCCGTTATTTCTTGCTG GTACGAGGACAAGACAGAATGGGGTGACAGGGTGGGATGGATTTATGGCTCAGTAACTGAAGACGTGGTGACAGGCTACCGCATGCACAACCGTGGATGGCGCTCAGTCTACTGCATCACTAATCGTGATGCATTTCGTGGGTCAGCACCAATTAACCTGACTGATCGACTTCACCAGGTGCTTCGTTGGGCCACTGGCTCCGTTGAGATTTTCTTCTCTAGAAACAATGCCTTACTTGGCTCCAGGCGCCTCAAGTTTTTCCAGCGTATGGCTTACCTAAATGTTGGCATTTACCCTTTCACCTCTGTGTTCCTCATCGTCTATTGCTTCCTCCCAGCACTCTCACTTTTTTCTGGACAGTTCATAGTCCGAGATCTAAACACCGCATTCTTAATCTACCTACTCATCATAGTAGTATGCCTCATCGCCCTGGCCATCCTAGAGGTGAAATGGTCCGGTGTGGGATTGGAAGAGTGGTGGAGGAATGAACAGTTCTGGCTCATTTCTGGAACAAGCTCTCACTTGGCTGCTGTTGTCCAAGGACTTCTCAAGATGATTGCAGGGGTTGAAATATCTTTCACATTGACTTCCAAGTCAGCAGGAGAGGATATTGACGATATCTATGCAGACTTGTATCTTGTGAAGTGGACCTCATTGATGATTCCACCAATTGTCATTGCGATGCTGAATATAGTCGGGATTGCTGTTGCATTTTCAAGGACCATTTACAGCACGTCCCCTCAATGGAGTAAGTTCATTGGTGGAGCATTCTTTAGCTTCTGGGTGTTGGCTCATCTGTATCCTTTTGCCAAAGGTTTGATGGGGAGGAGAGGGAAGACACCAACTATTGTGTTTGTTTGGTCAGGTCTCATCGCAATTACACTTTCCTTGCTCTGGATTGCTATTAACCCGCCTAACGGAGGCTCAACGCAAGGCATTGGAGGAGGTTTTCAATTCCCATGA
- the LOC132166922 gene encoding 3-hydroxy-3-methylglutaryl-coenzyme A reductase 1, with protein sequence MDVRRRSTNKPTTPMKMGVVVDDEKEPRASDALPLPLYLTNAVFFTLFFSVVYFLLTRWREKIRNSTPLHVVDLSEIVALVALVASFIYLLGFFGIDFVQSIFRPSADVWAADYDKNHAEELILDEDARKVPCGVDCAPPPPQVVETLASEEDEEIIKAVVAGTTPSYSLETKLGDCKRAAVIRREAVQRVTGKSLAGLPLEGFDYQSILGQCCEMPVGYVQIPVGIAGPLLLDGREYSVPMATTEGCLVASTNRGCKAIHLSGGATAVLLKDGMTRAPVVRFATAQRAAELKFFLEDPKNFDTLSMVFNRSSRFARLQTIKCAIAGKNLYIRFCCSTGDAMGMNMISKGVQNILDFLQKDFSDMDVIGLSGNFCSDKKPAAVNWIEGRGKSVVCEALISGDVVRKVLKTNVAALVELNMLKNLAGSALAGALGGFNAHASNIVTAIYIATGQDPAQNVESSHCITMMEAVNDGKDLHVSVTMPCIEVGTVGGGTQLASQSACLNLLGVKGANREEPGSNARLLATIVAGSVLAGELSLMSALAAGQLVRSHMKYNRSSKDVSKVSS encoded by the exons ATGGACGTACGCCGGCGATCGACCAACAAACCCACTACGCCGATGAAAATGGGAGTGGTTGTCGATGATGAGAAGGAGCCCAGAGCGTCGGATGCTCTGCCTCTGCCTCTGTATTTGACCAATGCGGTGTTCTTCACGCTCTTCTTCTCGGTGGTCTACTTCCTGCTGACGCGGTGGCGGGAGAAGATCCGCAACTCCACTCCCCTCCACGTCGTCGATTTATCCGAGATCGTCGCGTTGGTCGCGTTGGTCGCCTCCTTCATCTACCTCCTCGGATTTTTCGGCATCGATTTTGTCCAGTCCATTTTCCGCCCTTCCGCCGATGTCTGGGCTGCCGACTACGACAAAAACCACGCCGAGGAATTGATTCTCGATGAGGACGCCCGGAAGGTTCCTTGCGGCGTCGATTGCGCACCGCCTCCACCCCAGGTGGTGGAGACTCTGGCGAGCGAAGAGGACGAGGAGATCATAAAGGCGGTGGTGGCGGGGACGACGCCGTCGTACTCGTTGGAAACGAAGCTGGGCGATTGCAAGAGGGCGGCGGTGATCCGGCGGGAGGCGGTGCAGAGGGTGACCGGGAAGTCCCTGGCTGGGCTGCCGCTGGAGGGATTCGACTACCAGTCCATACTGGGTCAGTGCTGCGAGATGCCCGTCGGCTACGTTCAGATTCCGGTGGGAATTGCCGGGCCGCTCTTGCTGGACGGCAGGGAGTACTCGGTGCCGATGGCCACCACGGAGGGTTGTTTGGTGGCGAGCACCAACAGGGGCTGCAAGGCCATCCACCTGTCCGGCGGCGCAACCGCCGTGCTTTTGAAAGATGGGATGACAAGAGCTCCGGTCGTCAGGTTCGCCACAGCCCAAAGGGCTGCGGAATTGAAATTCTTCTTGGAGGACCCAAAAAACTTCGACACTCTGTCCATGGTTTTCAACCGCTCCAGCAGATTCGCGAGGCTCCAGACCATCAAGTGCGCGATTGCCGGTAAGAATCTGTACATTAGATTCTGCTGCAGTACGGGGGATGCCATGGGGATGAACATGATCTCCAAAGGCGTCCAGAACATCCTCGATTTCCTCCAGAAAGATTTCTCGGACATGGACGTAATCGGCCTCTCCGGTAACTTCTGTTCCGACAAAAAGCCAGCCGCCGTCAACTGGATTGAGGGGCGGGGAAAATCCGTTGTTTGCGAGGCTCTCATAAGCGGCGATGTGGTGAGGAAGGTCCTCAAAACCAACGTGGCAGCCTTGGTGGAGCTCAACATGCTCAAAAACCTCGCCGGCTCCGCCTTGGCTGGAGCTCTCGGCGGCTTCAACGCCCACGCCAGCAACATCGTCACTGCCATCTACATAGCCACCGGCCAAGACCCCGCTCAGAATGTCGAGAGTTCTCACTGTATCACCATGATGGAAGCTGTCAACGATGGAAAGGATCTCCACGTCTCTGTCACCATGCCTTGTATTGAG GTTGGTACAGTTGGAGGAGGTACACAGCTTGCTTCACAGTCGGCATGCTTGAACTTGCTTGGGGTGAAGGGTGCAAACAGAGAGGAGCCAGGATCAAACGCAAGGCTGCTGGCAACCATTGTAGCCGGCTCTGTCCTTGCTGGGGAGCTGTCTCTGATGTCGGCTCTGGCGGCCGGACAGCTTGTGAGGAGCCACATGAAGTACAATAGGTCGAGCAAAGATGTTTCCAAGGTTTCCTCTTAA
- the LOC132167199 gene encoding AT-hook motif nuclear-localized protein 25-like — protein MSSFHQLQLQRSSDSKNSEEKEQRMDPDAPTTSSGATSGRRPRGRPSGSKNKPKPPIIITRDSPNALRSHVLEISSGSDVVESVSSYACRRGRGVCVLSGSGAVTNVTLRQPSAAGPSGGIVTLHGRFEILSLTGTALPPPAPPGAGGLTIFLSGGQGQVIGGSVTSPLTASGPVLLMVASFANAVYDRLPLEGEESSPVQLQPTNSQSSPVTGGGGGGQLGDQGGSGGSSSGGGGVPFYNLGNFPFPGDAFGWSGNAARPPF, from the coding sequence ATGTCCAGCTTCCACCAGCTCCAGTTGCAAAGATCATCAGATTCCAAAAACTCTGAAGAGAAAGAGCAAAGAATGGACCCGGATGCACCCACAACAAGTTCAGGAGCAACCTCCGGTCGCCGGCCTCGTGGGCGTCCTTCCGGTTCGAAGAACAAGCCGAAGCCACCAATAATCATAACCAGGGACAGCCCAAATGCACTGAGGTCCCATGTACTAGAAATCTCTTCCGGTTCAGACGTGGTTGAGTCAGTATCAAGCTATGCCTGCCGCCGTGGCCGCGGAGTTTGCGTCCTTAGCGGCAGCGGGGCTGTCACCAATGTAACCTTGCGCCAGCCATCGGCTGCTGGCCCATCCGGGGGCATCGTAACATTACATGGGCGGTTCGAGATTCTATCTCTAACTGGGACGGCTCTGCCACCACCGGCTCCGCCGGGAGCGGGTGGCTTGACAATATTTTTGTCAGGTGGGCAGGGACAAGTTATAGGAGGGAGTGTGACATCTCCACTGACGGCTTCAGGTCCTGTGCTTTTGATGGTGGCATCATTTGCAAATGCAGTATATGATAGGTTACCATTGGAGGGGGAAGAGTCATCACCGGTGCAGTTACAGCCCACAAACTCACAATCTTCGCCAGTGACTGGTGGTGGTGGGGGTGGCCAATTGGGTGATCAGGGGGGAAGCGGCGGCAGCAGCAGTGGCGGCGGCGGTGTTCCTTTCTATAACTTGGGAAATTTTCCTTTCCCTGGTGATGCGTTTGGTTGGAGTGGCAATGCAGCCCGGCCTCCattctag
- the LOC132175973 gene encoding AT-rich interactive domain-containing protein 6-like produces MDDNKEKGKNMGEDKDNNLTTHTRIQVDEEKEEEPNPTLVQNVDLKKEKCIDEFPVENQGPVDSATSTLETTNDGNITANELTHGNAGTDIKEIIPSNPLEADSPSKRSLEIAPEVGKKDDDIEETDGSDLNPANQLPPEVPRERSMETEAKYDEKRHELNVGMSNMELSPNREIKEQVSKLKLDLGHEVGMKSSEQSFLLVPDGDHGVEGYESGTEDEQAAFMMEVENFCKEKSLEFKPPKFYQKELNLLKLWRAVIKLGGYEQVTSCKLWRQVGQSFNPPKTCTTVSWTFRIFYEKALLEYEKHKMGAGELTEPTRVNNQVSGSQAIGSGRTLRDAAARAMQGWHSRRLFGHGEIGDLIVKGKNSSSMPKVDKQLKNIGLLKRKQRSTVERNVQVAHIKVTKPQLETMVVDVGPPADWVKINVQRFDDCFEVYALVPGLLREEVHVQSDPAGCLVISGQPAELDNPWGVTPFKKLVSLPSRIDPHQTSAVVTLHGQLFVRVPIEQSDS; encoded by the exons atgGATGATaacaaagaaaagggaaaaaatatgGGGGAGGATAAGGATAACAATCTGACCACGCATACCCGTATACAAGTTGACGAAGAGAAGGAGGAAGAACCAAACCCCACCCTGGTTCAAAATGTGGATTTGAAGAAGGAGAAATGCATTGATGAATTCCCTGTTGAAAACCAAGGTCCGGTTGATTCTGCAACCTCCACTCTTGAAACTACTAATGATGGTAATATCACTGCCAATGAACTAACACATGGCAACGCTGGAACTGATATTAAGGAAATAATACCATCAAATCCGCTGGAAGCCGATTCACCCTCTAAGAGGTCTTTGGAAATAGCACCTGAGGTTGGTAAGAAAGATGATGACATTGAAGAAACTGATGGTAGTGATCTAAATCCTGCCAATCAGCTACCTCCTGAAGTGCCCCGTGAGAGGTCTATGGAGACCGAGGCCAAATATGATGAGAAAAGGCATGAATTGAATGTTGGTATGAGCAACATGGAGTTGTCTCCAAATAGAGAGATTAAGGAGCAAGTATCAAAACTGAAGTTGGATTTAGGACATGAGGTTGGTATGAAGAGCTCAGAGCAGTCATTTCTTTTAGTGCCGGATGGGGACCATGGGGTTGAGGGTTACGAATCGGGAACAGAGGATGAGCAAGCAGCATTCATGATGGAGGTAGAAAATTTCTGCAAAGAGAAGAGCTTGGAATTTAAGCCCCCAAAGTTCTACCAAAAAGAATTGAATTTGCTCAA GTTATGGAGAGCTGTAATCAAACTTGGTGGCTACGAACAG GTGACATCGTGCAAGTTGTGGCGGCAAGTGGGACAGTCATTCAATCCACCAAA GACCTGCACTACTGTCTCTTGGACTTTCCGAATTTTTTATGAGAAG GCACTACTTGAATATGAAAAGCATAAAATGGGTGCTGGTGAGCTCACGGAGCCTACTAGAGTAAATAATCAG GTTAGTGGTAGTCAAGCTATAGGATCGGGTAGGACACTGAGGGATGCTGCAGCTCGTGCAATGCAGGGTTGGCACTCTCGGCGTCTTTTTGGTCATGGTGAGATTGGTGACCTAATTGTCAAG gGGAAGAACTCGAGTTCTATGCCAAAGGTTGACAAACAGCTTAAAAATATTG GTTTACTAAAGCGGAAGCAACGGTCCACTGTTGAGCGTAATGTCCAAGTTGCTCACATTAAAGTGACAAAGCCACA ATTGGAAACAATGGTCGTTGATGTTGGGCCCCCAGCTGATTGGGTGAAGATCAATGTTCAAAGATTT GATGACTGCTTTGAGGTGTATGCCTTAGTTCCTGGGCTTCTGCGTGAGGAG GTTCATGTTCAGTCTGATCCAGCAGGATGCTTGGTTATATCTGGTCAACCAGCGGAACTGGATAATCCTTGGGGTGTCACACCTTTTAAAAAG CTTGTCAGCTTGCCTTCCAGAATTGATCCGCATCAAACTTCTGCTGTTGTGACGCTGCATGGCCAGTTGTTTGTGCGTGTGCCAATCGAGCAGTCAGATTCATAG